A genome region from Trichoderma asperellum chromosome 7, complete sequence includes the following:
- a CDS encoding uncharacterized protein (antiSMASH:Cluster_7.7), translating to MAAKKNILLVIADDMGKSLGCYGDSTISTPNIDRLAAEGTLFDNAFASTASCSGSRSVIYTGLHTHQNGQYGLQHSNHHFLTFDHIETAPKLFQTFGYLTGIIGKIHVGPDNVYPWEVRRESPSRDVAWVAQEADSFFQLAKEDPRPFFLTVGFMDPHRDSTRGGFGNGDDSVSGPDATYDPAKITVPSFLNDIPEVRQEMAEYYRSVGRVDRGFGLIMEALKKAGLDNDTLVVLTSDNGPPFLNSKTTLYDAGVRLPLIIRRPQGKPAMKNPNLISFIDILPTFVDWAGHTTATSMSNSPPRLGRSILPIIDETSIHDDWSRVFGSHTFHEVTNYYPTRFLRTLRYKYHRNIAWKLDFPFSTDLYASLSWEGIRNSQFPVKVGERSLEAYIRRPPEELYDMQQDPREVVNLADRPEYKELLLGYRQELADWQRLTQDAWLVRDGVSLSEMQGHIDAGLKIPNRFDFDLATPGNKVL from the coding sequence ATGGCTGCAAAGAAAAACATTCTTCTCGTCATCGCAGACGACATGGGCAAGTCGCTTGGCTGCTACGGCGATTCTACAATATCAACGCCCAACATTGACCGTCTAGCTGCTGAGGGCACGTTATTTGACAATGCTTTCGCCAGCACAGCCTCGTGCAGCGGAAGCAGATCCGTCATCTATACTGGGCTCCATACACACCAAAACGGGCAATACGGATTGCAGCACAGCAATCACCATTTTTTGACCTTTGACCACATCGAGACCGCTCCCAAGCTGTTTCAGACTTTCGGATACCTCACCGGTATTATCGGGAAGATTCACGTTGGCCCAGATAATGTGTACCCGTGGGAAGTGCGAAGAGAAAGCCCAAGCCGAGATGTTGCTTGGGTCGCACAAGAAGCCGATTCATTCTTTCAATTGGCAAAGGAAGACCCTCGCCCATTCTTCCTAACAGTTGGGTTCATGGACCCTCACCGTGACTCAACTCGCGGAGGATTCGGCAACGGTGACGACAGCGTATCGGGTCCAGATGCCACATATGACCCTGCGAAGATCACGGTACCCAGTTTTCTAAACGATATCCCGGAAGTCCGCCAAGAAATGGCTGAGTACTATCGCTCTGTTGGTCGGGTGGACAGAGGCTTTGGCTTGATCATGGAAGCTTTGAAAAAGGCTGGCTTGGACAACGACACGCTTGTTGTCTTGACAAGTGACAATGGACCGCCTTTTCTCAATTCAAAGACCACTCTGTACGACGCGGGTGTGAGATTGCCTCTCATTATACGGCGGCCCCAAGGAAAACCTGCAATGAAGAATCCAAATCTCATTTCTTTCATCGACATTCTACCGACGTTTGTCGATTGGGCGGGACACACTACTGCGACTTCGATGTCAAACTCTCCACCTCGGCTAGGCCGTTCAATTCTTCCAATTATTGACGAAACTAGTATACATGATGACTGGTCTAGAGTATTCGGATCCCATACTTTTCATGAGGTCACAAACTATTATCCCACGAGATTTTTGCGCACTTTGCGATACAAGTATCATCGCAACATAGCCTGGAAGCTTGACTTCCCCTTCTCAACCGATCTTTACGCCTCTCTGTCATGGGAGGGAATTCGGAATTCCCAATTCCCGGTAAAAGTTGGGGAGCGATCCCTGGAGGCATACATCCGCCGGCCGCCGGAAGAGCTGTATGATATGCAGCAAGACCCAAGGGAGGTGGTAAATCTTGCGGATCGTCCGGAATACAAAGAATTACTTTTGGGATATCGACAAGAGTTAGCGGATTGGCAGCGACTGACGCAAGATGCGTGGCTGGTGCGAGATGGAGTGTCGTTATCGGAAATGCAAGGACACATAGATGCGGGATTGAAGATCCCAAATCGTTTCGATTTCGACCTTGCAACACCAGGAAATAAGGTGCTTTAG